From one Macaca nemestrina isolate mMacNem1 chromosome 5, mMacNem.hap1, whole genome shotgun sequence genomic stretch:
- the LOC105487625 gene encoding proteasome subunit beta type-1 isoform X2 encodes MLSSVAMYSAPGRDLGMEPHGAAGPLQLRFSPYAFNGGTVLAIAGEDFAIVASDTRLSEGFSIHTRDSPKCYKLTDKTVIGCSGFHGDCLTLTKIIEARLKMYKHSNNKAMTTGAIAAMLSTILYSRRFFPYYVYNIIGGLDEEGFLLIDFQELHSTVSNVCNIDDPKSVICLFWAVPFATQKFLCFIQSNLSVISL; translated from the exons ATGTTGTCCTCCGTAGCCATGTATTCGGCTCCTGGCAGAGACTTGGGGATGGAGCCGCACGGAGCCGCGGGCCCTTTGCAGCTGCGATTTTCGCCCTACGCTTTCAACGGAGG taCTGTACTGGCAATTGCTGGAGAAGATTTTGCAATTGTTGCTTCTGATACTCGACTGAGTGAAGGGTTTTCAATTCATACCCGGGATAGCCCCAAATGTTACAAATT AACAGACAAAACAGTCATTGGATGCAGTGGTTTTCATGGAGACTGCCTTACCCTGACAAAGATTATTGAAGCAAGACTAAAG ATGTATAAGCATTCCAATAATAAGGCCATGACTACGGGGGCAATTGCTGCGATGCTGTCTACGATCCTGTATTCAAGGCGCTTCTTTCCATACTATGTTTACAACATCATCGGTGGACTTGATGAAGAAG GTTTTCTTCTCATTGATTTTCAAGAACTACATTCAACTGTGTCAAATGTCTGTAATATAGACGACCCCAAGAGTGTTATTTGTCTCTTTTGGGCAGTGCCTTTTGCTACACAGAAATTTCTGTGTTTCATACAGTCTAATCTGTCAGTCATTTCTTTATGA
- the LOC105487625 gene encoding proteasome subunit beta type-1 isoform X1, with amino-acid sequence MLSSVAMYSAPGRDLGMEPHGAAGPLQLRFSPYAFNGGTVLAIAGEDFAIVASDTRLSEGFSIHTRDSPKCYKLTDKTVIGCSGFHGDCLTLTKIIEARLKMYKHSNNKAMTTGAIAAMLSTILYSRRFFPYYVYNIIGGLDEEGKGAVYSFDPVGSYQRDSFKAGGSASAMLQPLLDNQVGFKNMQNVEHVPLSLDRAMRLVKDVFISAAERDVYTGDALRICIVTKEGIREETVPLRKD; translated from the exons ATGTTGTCCTCCGTAGCCATGTATTCGGCTCCTGGCAGAGACTTGGGGATGGAGCCGCACGGAGCCGCGGGCCCTTTGCAGCTGCGATTTTCGCCCTACGCTTTCAACGGAGG taCTGTACTGGCAATTGCTGGAGAAGATTTTGCAATTGTTGCTTCTGATACTCGACTGAGTGAAGGGTTTTCAATTCATACCCGGGATAGCCCCAAATGTTACAAATT AACAGACAAAACAGTCATTGGATGCAGTGGTTTTCATGGAGACTGCCTTACCCTGACAAAGATTATTGAAGCAAGACTAAAG ATGTATAAGCATTCCAATAATAAGGCCATGACTACGGGGGCAATTGCTGCGATGCTGTCTACGATCCTGTATTCAAGGCGCTTCTTTCCATACTATGTTTACAACATCATCGGTGGACTTGATGAAGAAG gaAAGGGGGCTGTATACAGCTTTGACCCAGTAGGGTCTTACCAGAGAGACTCCTTCAAGGCTGGAGGCTCAGCAAGTGCCATGCTACAGCCCCTGCTTGACAACCAG GTTGGTTTTAAGAACATGCAGAACGTGGAGCATGTCCCGCTGTCCTTGGACAGAGCCATGCGGCTGGTGAAAGATGTCTTTATTTCTGCGGCTGAGAGAGACGTGTACACTGGGGACGCGCTCCGGATCTGCATAGTGACCAAAGAGGGCATCAGGGAGGAGACTGTTCCCTTAAGGAAGGACTGA